A genomic stretch from Centroberyx gerrardi isolate f3 chromosome 10, fCenGer3.hap1.cur.20231027, whole genome shotgun sequence includes:
- the desma gene encoding desmin a, which translates to MSKSYSSSAQSASSYRRTFGSGVGSSPMSSLFSSAAGGRSSAASHMSSRVYEVKTSSAPSYSSYRMSSGGAGGAGYGSSSAVRTYSGEKLDFNLADAMNQDFLNTRTNEKAELQHLNDRFASYIEKVRFLEQQNAALTVEIERMRGREGPGRVAELYEEEMRELRRQIEALTNQRARVEVDRDNLADDLQKLKLRLQEEVQQKEEAENNLSAFRADVDNATLARLDLERRIESLQEEIGFLKKIHEEEIRELQSQMQDTQVQIQMDMSKPDLTAALRDIRMQYEGIAAKNISEAEEWYKSKVSDLNQAVNKNNDALRQAKQESMEFRHQIQSYTCEIDSLKGTNESLLRQMRDMEDRMGREASGYQDSIARLEGEIAKMKDEMARHLREYQDLLNVKMALDIEIATYRKLLEGEESRITTTAPVHSAYSSIGFRETSPESQSQSQHQRGSEVHSKKTVLIKTIETRDGEVVSESTQHQQDIM; encoded by the exons atgAGCAAGTCCTACTCTTCCTCGGCCCAGTCGGCCTCCTCATACCGCCGTACCTTCGGCTCCGGCGTCGGTTCCTCCCCAAtgtcctccctcttctcctctgcagcAGGTGGCCGCAGCTCCGCCGCGTCCCACATGTCTTCCCGCGTCTACGAGGTCAAGACCAGCAGCGCGCCCTCCTATTCCAGCTACAGGATGTCCTCCGGAGGTGCTGGGGGAGCAGGTTACGGCTCCTCCTCAGCCGTGCGCACCTACTCCGGGGAGAAACTCGACTTCAACCTCGCCGACGCCATGAACCAGGACTTCCTCAACACAAGGACCAACGAGAAAGCCGAGCTTCAGCACCTCAACGACCGCTTTGCCAGCTACATCGAGAAGGTGCGCTTCCTGGAGCAGCAGAACGCGGCGCTGACGGTGGAGATCGAGAGGATGAGGGGCCGCGAGGGGCCCGGGCGCGTGGCCGAGCTGTacgaggaggagatgagggagtTGAGGAGGCAGATAGAGGCCCTCACCAACCAGCGGGCCCGCGTGGAGGTGGACAGAGACAACCTGGCCGACGACCTGCAGAAACTCAAGCTGAG actgcAGGAGGAGGTTCAGCAGAAGGAAGAGGCTGAGAACAACCTGTCTGCCTTCAGAGCC GATGTTGACAATGCCACTCTGGCCAGGCTGGACCTGGAGAGACgcattgagagtctgcaggagGAGATTGGCTTCCTCAAGAAGATCCATGAAGag GAGATCCGTGAGCTGCAGAGCCAGATGCAGGACACTCAGGTGCAGATCCAGATGGACATGTCGAAGCCCGACCTGACCGCCGCTCTGAGGGACATCCGCATGCAGTACGAGGGCATCGCCGCCAAGAACATCTCAGAGGCTGAAGAGTGGTACAAGTCTAAG GTGTCTGATCTCAACCAGGCTGTGAACAAGAACAATGATGCTCTGCGGCAGGCCAAGCAGGAGAGCATGGAGTTCAGGCACCAGATCCAGTCCTACACCTGCGAGATCGACTCACTCAAGGGAACC AACGAGTCTCTGCTGCGTCAGATGAGAGACATGGAGGACCGTATGGGCCGCGAGGCTTCTGGTTACCAGGATAGCATCGCTAGACTGGAGGGAGAGATCGCTAAGATGAAG GATGAGATGGCCCGCCACCTGAGGGAGTACCAGGACCTCCTTAATGTAAAGATGGCCCTGGATATTGAGATTGCCACTTACCGCAAGctgctggagggagaggagagcag GATCACTACCACTGCCCCAGTCCACTCTGCCTACTCCTCCATTGGATTCAGAG AGACCAGTCCtgagtcccagtcccagtcccagcaCCAGCGCGGCTCAGAGGTTCACTCCAAGAAGACTGTGCTCATCAAGACCATCGAAACCCGCGACGGagag gtggTCAGCGAGTCCACACAGCACCAGCAAGacatcatgtaa